The following proteins are encoded in a genomic region of Primulina huaijiensis isolate GDHJ02 chromosome 3, ASM1229523v2, whole genome shotgun sequence:
- the LOC140973471 gene encoding DDT domain-containing protein PTM-like isoform X2 has translation MEFVGRRVKKEFEGHGTFFGVVQSYQPNTGFFKIVYEDGDSEELEFSEVALLLVPLEPLPQPSPQQLESSARKRGRKPKKCRITDTGLDLNGGGLSCLNNDDHGRNEVGEGAKLHDLDLNAGLDTELDVGIDINEEFIKETSGANIGLIDLNLDVNDDFENLSTEREGELFDLNLQLVEDDVSNLDDYVGNSRAHEMVCTERDAQMRKELVENANMGVSENGDGDMGNVDLCKEQEEENLLKANGVDNVNAAAGSSQRKKRGRKRKDASNNKIEVATPEIVEVDGETGILNSELENREQTPLNGCHSIDCDNGNSVSSRGRRGKKRKELSDNNITLPTSEMGLRRSSRRAKRDALFDQDHVFNTLGLDGNNFQLSSPAASFVFEENITVSGPESFRGHILPPKVELPVPSCNLDLCGVSVFDFLSVYAFLRSFSTLLFLSPFELDGFVASVKSNDSTSLFDSIHVSLLKTLRKHLEVLSDEGSVSASKCLRSLNWDFLDLITWPIFVVEYLLLHSPGYIPGLDLCNLKLCQRDYYKLPVSAKVEMMRNLCDDVIEVEAFRSEINRRTLVTEQHMDFDRNTKSESSRKRKSMMDVASTSCITEDDANEPADWNSDECYLCKMDGNLICCDGCPAAFHPRCVGVVSSLLPEGDWYCPECAIDKDKPWMKVEKSIRGAELLGMDPYGRQYYTSCGYLLVLESCNDQYSFCFYDRDDLPPLIEALESPPFLYDTIINSICKQWNIVREVDGTRNNLDIRSYSIKSAFPNKRQLLDIHPTTLETQNKYKVDAEKKSDEKSIVTTYFSDIDLEIAERDNVVQGTENHTVKVENRLESSEGSAEVSQSFIIDVTKGGLDCSRICTEISPESQIPGNLANAGDHFTISPTLVTRQRKNPNSAKYGNAQQSINKREIISQVHPWRKYVNCYEFARTASSVFEELICKSSDATSAPKSAEGIIAGQLKIVSNRSAEFYWSNIHNSVVSSMKEKCGWCFYCKVPEEEMDCLFIMNDSFPAVESFKSEAFGIQSGNDRKNHLVDIMCHIICMEDHLHGLLLGPWLNPHYSVLWRECVLGVTNITSLKNLLLKVEANLNHLALSTGWRQNVDTVATMGSASHIVMSSSRISSKHGIRRKRTKSSEPQITPSSNAMAGLTLLWWRGGRGSRGLFNWKVLPHSLVSKASRQGGCKKITGILYPEVGEYAKRTKCDAWRAAVETSRSVEQLALQVRELDANIRWDDIGQNNLLSKMDKESKKSARSFKKVIIRRKCFEGTVVRYLLDFGKRRFVPEIVVRHGTMIEDSSSERKKYWLEESHIPLYLLKNFEEKRISRKSNKMSSAKLRESSRIMRKPLKERGFSYLFSRAERLDKYQCQHCNKDVLIREVVCCQSCKGFFHKRHVRKSFGYITDDPTYICHKCPDGEFVKSGDTEGKSGLSKPTNASKQLKLVQSGKRKRRVKGKPQVKSKRAPLVITLRRSARNAERMSKLSSQKTKVKKGKKKKKKAKSQKDNLKKLNNGCWQKKRTPVNSSYWSNGLLLSRKPDDEKLTQFRNKMLLVLAGEVASNNDKPKCNLCCELEYAPNLAYVACEICGVWFHGDALDLTADKILNLIGFKCHKCLNRTPPVCPYNFLPGINSTELMRESNAEMGCAEEGYKDLPLSYNRPEDLKFRSDDGVKNASLNLVLEQQSPGLMPESDQKKKDLTLDEKIFQSNGSVEERKQEVFNAVEAESAISVSDLVNKEAEFSPLTNNPEENSLTNNKLESVASEHLSNSHELSQKQSGDIVYVGRGKRR, from the exons ATGGAGTTTGTGGGAAGAAGGGTGAAGAAGGAATTTGAAGGGCACGGTACATTTTTCGGGGTGGTTCAATCATACCAACCCAACACCGGTTTTTTCAAGATCGTATACGAAGATGGAGATTCCGAGGAATTAGAGTTTTCGGAGGTTGCTCTGCTTTTGGTGCCACTGGAGCCGTTGCCACAGCCTTCACCTCAGCAGCTGGAGTCCTCCGCCAGAAAGCGTGGGCGCAAGCCAAAGAAGTGCCGGATCACGGACACAG GGTTGGATCTTAATGGTGGCGGGCTCAGTTGTTTAAACAACGACGATCATGGGCGTAATGAGGTTGGCGAGGGGGCTAAGCTGCACGACTTGGATTTGAATGCGGGGTTGGATACGGAGTTggatgttgggatagatattaATGAAGAGTTTATCAAGGAGACTTCAGGGGCAAATATAGGACTTATCGATTTAAATTTAGAtgtaaatgatgattttgagaattTGTCTACTGAAAGAGAAGGTGAATTATTTGACTTGAATTTGCAATTAGTGGAGGATGATGTTAGTAATTTGGATGATTATGTGGGGAATTCTAGAGCACATGAAATGGTGTGTACTGAAAGAGATGCACAGATGAGGAAAGAGTTGGTGGAAAATGCCAATATGGGAGTTTCGGAGAATGGGGATGGGGACATGGGGAATGTTGATTTATGCAAGGAACAAGAAGAGGAGAACTTGTTGAAGGCTAATGGGGTTGATAATGTAAATGCAGCAGCCGGAAGTTCACAAAGGAAGAAAAGGGGCAGGAAAAGAAAGGATGcttcaaataataaaatcgaaGTGGCTACACCTGAAATTGTAGAAGTGGATGGTGAAACTGGAATTTTAAACTCAGAGCTGGAAAATAGAGAACAAACTCCGTTAAATGGTTGTCATTCAATTGACTGTGATAATGGAAATTCAGTATCTTCAAGAGGGAGAAGAggtaagaaaagaaaagagttaTCAGATAATAATATAACCTTGCCTACATCAGAGATGGGTTTGAGGAGGAGTAGTCGTAGAGCTAAAAGGGATGCACTTTTTGATCAAGATCATGTTTTTAATACCTTAGGGTTGGATGGAAACAATTTTCAGTTATCATCTCCAGCCGCTAGCTTCGTGTTTGAAGAAAACATCACGGTGTCAGGTCCTGAAAGTTTCAGGGGTCACATTCTGCCACCTAAGGTGGAGTTGCCGGTGCCTTCTTGCAACCTGGATCTCTGTGGAGTTTCTGTATTTGATTTTCTGTCTGTTTACGCatttttgagatcttttagtACTTTGTTGTTTCTAAGCCCCTTTGAACTGGATGGTTTTGTGGCATCAGTTAAATCTAATGATTCAACGTCGTTGTTTGACTCTATTCATGTTTCCCTTTTGAAAACATTACGGAAGCATTTGGAGGTTCTTTCTGATGAAGGTTCTGTGTCTGCATCCAAATGTCTCAG GTCTCTTAATTGGGATTTTCTCGACTTGATTACGTGGCCCATATTTGTGGTTGAGTATCTGTTATTGCACAGTCCTGGTTATATACCTGGTCTAGATCTTTGTAATTTGAAGCTTTGTCAGAGGGATTACTACAAACTTCCTGTGTCAGCAAAGGTTGAGATGATGCGGAATCTTTGTGATGATGTAATTGAAGTGGAGGCCTTTAGATCAGAGATAAACAGAAGGACTTTGGTGACAGAGCAGCACATGGATTTTGACCGGAATACTAAATCAGAGAGTTCAAGAAAAAGAAAGTCTATGATGGATGTTGCTAGCACTTCTTGCATAACAGAAGACGATGCTAATGAGCCTGCTGATTGGAACAGTGATGAATGCTACCTTTGTAAGATGGATGGGAACTTAATATGCTGTGATGGATGCCCTGCAGCATTTCATCCAAGATGTGTAGGTGTTGTTAGCAGCCTCTTGCCCGAGGGCGATTGGTATTGCCCTGAATGTGCGATTGACAAAGATAAGCCTTGGATGAAAGTTGAGAAGTCAATTCGAGGAGCAGAATTGTTGGGAATGGATCCTTATGGACGACAATATTATACCAGCTGTGGTTACCTTTTGGT GCTAGAGTCATGCAATGATCAATATTCATTTTGTTTTTACGATAGAGATGACTTGCCGCCTCTTATTGAAGCACTAGAGTCACCACCTTTTCTCTATGACACAATTATTAATTCTATCTGTAAGCAATGGAATATAGTTCGTGAAGTTGATGGGACCCGAAATAATTTGGACATTCGGTCCTACTCTATAAAGTCAGCTTTTCCTAACAAAAGACAACTGCTTGATATACATCCAACAACCTTAGAAACACAAAACAAGTACAAAGTTGATGCTGAGAAAAAGTCTGATGAAAAGTCTATTGTAACTACCTATTTCAGTGATATAGATCTTGAAATTGCAGAGCGCGATAATGTGGTTCAGGGGACTGAGAACCATACTGTGAAGGTGGAAAATAGATTGGAAAGTTCTGAAGGATCAGCTGAAGTCTCTCAATCATTCATAATTGATGTGACAAAAGGTGGGTTGGATTGTTCACGTATCTGCACCGAGATATCGCCGGAGTCTCAGATTCCAGGGAATCTGGCAAATGCTGGAGATCATTTTACAATATCTCCTACCTTGGTAACTAGACAAAGGAAGAATCCAAATTCTGCAAAATATGGCAATGCACAACAATCCATAAATAAAAGAGAAATAATTTCCCAAGTGCATCCGTGGAGAAAATATGTCAACTGTTATGAATTTGCTCGAACAGCATCATCTGTATTCGAAGAGTTGATATGTAAATCATCAGATGCGACTAGTGCCCCGAAATCAGCGGAAGGAATTATAGCAGGGCAACTGAAGATTGTTTCGAATAGATCTGCTGAATTTTATTGGTCAAATATTCATAATTCTGTTGTGAGCTCTATGAAAGAAAAATGCGGGTGGTGCTTCTATTGCAAAGTTCCTGAAGAAGAAATGGATTGCTTATTCATTATGAATGACAGTTTTCCAGCTGTAGAAAGTTTTAAAAGTGAGGCATTCGGTATTCAGTCAGGAAATGATAGGAAAAACCATCTTGTCGATATCATGTGCCATATCATATGCATGGAAGATCATTTGCATGGTCTGCTGTTGGGCCCGTGGTTAAATCCACATTATTCCGTGCTATGGCGCGAATGTGTTCTTGGGGTGACCAACATTACTTCACTGAAAAATTTGTTGCTCAAG GTAGAGGCAAATTTGAATCATTTAGCACTCTCTACGGGATGGCGACAAAATGTTGATACTGTTGCAACAATGGGTTCTGCATCCCATATTGTGATGAGCTCATCCAGAATTTCTTCAAAACATGGAATCAGAAGAAAGAGAACCAAGAGTTCTGAGCCACAGATTACCCCATCTTCGAATGCCATGGCTGGGCTAACCTTATTATGGTGGAGGGGTGGTAGGGGTTCACGTGGGCTTTTCAATTGGAAGGTTTTGCCTCACTCTCTCGTTTCCAAAGCCTCTCGACAAG GTGGATGCAAGAAGATAACAGGCATTCTATATCCTGAAGTTGGAGAATATGCCAAGAGGACTAAATGTGATGCGTGGCGAGCCGCTGTTGAGACATCAAGAAGTGTGGAGCAACTTGCTCTTCAG GTTAGAGAGCTTGATGCAAACATCAGATGGGATGATATTGGCCAAAATAACCTTCTCTCAAAAATGGACAAGGAATCCAAAAAATCTGCCAGATCATTTAAAAAGGTTATTATTCGCAGGAAATGCTTTGAGGGAACAGTTGTCAGGTATCTTTTAGATTTTGGCAAAAGAAGATTTGTCCCTGAGATTGTTGTGAGACATGGAACCATGATTGAAGATTCATCAAGTGAAAGGAAGAAATATTGGTTGGAAGAGTCACATATACCATTATACCTTTTGAAAAATTTCGAGGAGAAGCGAATTTCCCGTAAATCCAATAAGATGAGTTCTGCAAAACTTCGTGAGAGCAGTAGAATAATGAGGAAGCCATTGAAGGAAAGGGGATTTTCATACCTTTTCTCTAGAGCAGAGAGATTGGACAAGTATCAGTGTCAGCACTGTAACAAAGATGTACTTATCAG GGAAGTAGTATGCTGCCAGTCTTGCAAAG GCTTTTTTCATAAAAGGCATGTTCGAAAATCTTTTGGTTATATCACTGATGATCCTACATATATTTGTCATAAATGCCCGGATGGGGAGTTTGTGAAAAGTGGTGATACGGAGGGAAAATCTGGGTTGTCAAAACCTACCAATGCTTCCAAACAACTGAAGCTGGTGCAATCGGGGAAAAGGAAAAGGCGGGTGAAAGGAAAACCACAAGTTAAGTCAAAAAGGGCTCCATTGGTCATAACTTTGCGACGTTCTGCTAGGAATGCTGAACGCATGTCAAAGCTGTCATCACAGAAGACTAAGGTGAAAAAaggcaagaagaaaaaaaagaaagctAAATCCCAGAAGGACAATTTGAAGAAGCTGAATAATGGTTGTTGGCAGAAGAAGAGGACACCTGTTAACAGCAGTTACTGGTCGAATGGTCTGCTATTGTCAAGAAAACCCGATGATGAAAAATTGACACAGTTCCGGAATAAAATGCTTCTCGTGCTTGCTGGGGAGGTGGCTTCCAACAATGATAAACCAAAATGCAATCTTTGCTGTGAATTGGAATATGCGCCAAACCTGGCTTATGTGGCATGCGAAATTTGTGGAG TTTGGTTTCATGGAGATGCATTGGATCTCACTGctgataaaattttgaatctcATCGGCTTTAAGTGTCACAAGTGTCTTAATAGAACACCTCCTGTCTGCCCCTATAATTTTCTACCTGGAATCAACAGTACTGAACTGATGCGCGAAAGTAATGCCGAGATGGGGTGCGCAGAGGAAGGTTATAAGGATTTGCCTCTCTCGTACAACAGACCCGAAGATTTAAAATTTAGGTCTGATGATGGAGTGAAAAATGCGTCATTGAATCTCGTCCTTGAGCAGCAGTCACCTGGATTGATGCCTGAGTCAGACCAGAAAAAGAAAGACTTGACACTAGATGAGAAGATAtttcagagcaatggttctgttgAAGAAAGAAAGCAAGAGGTGTTCAATGCTGTTGAAGCTGAGTCTGCAATTTCCGTTTCGGACCTGGTGAATAAAGAAGCTGAATTTTCACCATTAACAAATAACCCTGAGGAGAATAGTTTGACAAACAATAAACTAGAATCTGTGGCAAGTGAACATCTATCTAATTCACATGAGTTGTCCCAAAAGCAGTCAGGTGATATAGTGT
- the LOC140973471 gene encoding DDT domain-containing protein PTM-like isoform X1, which produces MEFVGRRVKKEFEGHGTFFGVVQSYQPNTGFFKIVYEDGDSEELEFSEVALLLVPLEPLPQPSPQQLESSARKRGRKPKKCRITDTGKSDDNSVINGDVCGDLGSRCGGSSKLILNLNEGLDLNGGGLSCLNNDDHGRNEVGEGAKLHDLDLNAGLDTELDVGIDINEEFIKETSGANIGLIDLNLDVNDDFENLSTEREGELFDLNLQLVEDDVSNLDDYVGNSRAHEMVCTERDAQMRKELVENANMGVSENGDGDMGNVDLCKEQEEENLLKANGVDNVNAAAGSSQRKKRGRKRKDASNNKIEVATPEIVEVDGETGILNSELENREQTPLNGCHSIDCDNGNSVSSRGRRGKKRKELSDNNITLPTSEMGLRRSSRRAKRDALFDQDHVFNTLGLDGNNFQLSSPAASFVFEENITVSGPESFRGHILPPKVELPVPSCNLDLCGVSVFDFLSVYAFLRSFSTLLFLSPFELDGFVASVKSNDSTSLFDSIHVSLLKTLRKHLEVLSDEGSVSASKCLRSLNWDFLDLITWPIFVVEYLLLHSPGYIPGLDLCNLKLCQRDYYKLPVSAKVEMMRNLCDDVIEVEAFRSEINRRTLVTEQHMDFDRNTKSESSRKRKSMMDVASTSCITEDDANEPADWNSDECYLCKMDGNLICCDGCPAAFHPRCVGVVSSLLPEGDWYCPECAIDKDKPWMKVEKSIRGAELLGMDPYGRQYYTSCGYLLVLESCNDQYSFCFYDRDDLPPLIEALESPPFLYDTIINSICKQWNIVREVDGTRNNLDIRSYSIKSAFPNKRQLLDIHPTTLETQNKYKVDAEKKSDEKSIVTTYFSDIDLEIAERDNVVQGTENHTVKVENRLESSEGSAEVSQSFIIDVTKGGLDCSRICTEISPESQIPGNLANAGDHFTISPTLVTRQRKNPNSAKYGNAQQSINKREIISQVHPWRKYVNCYEFARTASSVFEELICKSSDATSAPKSAEGIIAGQLKIVSNRSAEFYWSNIHNSVVSSMKEKCGWCFYCKVPEEEMDCLFIMNDSFPAVESFKSEAFGIQSGNDRKNHLVDIMCHIICMEDHLHGLLLGPWLNPHYSVLWRECVLGVTNITSLKNLLLKVEANLNHLALSTGWRQNVDTVATMGSASHIVMSSSRISSKHGIRRKRTKSSEPQITPSSNAMAGLTLLWWRGGRGSRGLFNWKVLPHSLVSKASRQGGCKKITGILYPEVGEYAKRTKCDAWRAAVETSRSVEQLALQVRELDANIRWDDIGQNNLLSKMDKESKKSARSFKKVIIRRKCFEGTVVRYLLDFGKRRFVPEIVVRHGTMIEDSSSERKKYWLEESHIPLYLLKNFEEKRISRKSNKMSSAKLRESSRIMRKPLKERGFSYLFSRAERLDKYQCQHCNKDVLIREVVCCQSCKGFFHKRHVRKSFGYITDDPTYICHKCPDGEFVKSGDTEGKSGLSKPTNASKQLKLVQSGKRKRRVKGKPQVKSKRAPLVITLRRSARNAERMSKLSSQKTKVKKGKKKKKKAKSQKDNLKKLNNGCWQKKRTPVNSSYWSNGLLLSRKPDDEKLTQFRNKMLLVLAGEVASNNDKPKCNLCCELEYAPNLAYVACEICGVWFHGDALDLTADKILNLIGFKCHKCLNRTPPVCPYNFLPGINSTELMRESNAEMGCAEEGYKDLPLSYNRPEDLKFRSDDGVKNASLNLVLEQQSPGLMPESDQKKKDLTLDEKIFQSNGSVEERKQEVFNAVEAESAISVSDLVNKEAEFSPLTNNPEENSLTNNKLESVASEHLSNSHELSQKQSGDIVYVGRGKRR; this is translated from the exons ATGGAGTTTGTGGGAAGAAGGGTGAAGAAGGAATTTGAAGGGCACGGTACATTTTTCGGGGTGGTTCAATCATACCAACCCAACACCGGTTTTTTCAAGATCGTATACGAAGATGGAGATTCCGAGGAATTAGAGTTTTCGGAGGTTGCTCTGCTTTTGGTGCCACTGGAGCCGTTGCCACAGCCTTCACCTCAGCAGCTGGAGTCCTCCGCCAGAAAGCGTGGGCGCAAGCCAAAGAAGTGCCGGATCACGGACACAGGTAAAAGTGATGATAATTCAGTAATTAATGGTGATGTTTGTGGTGATTTGGGAAGTAGATGTGGCGGTTCCAGTAAATTGATCTTGAATTTAAATGAAGGGTTGGATCTTAATGGTGGCGGGCTCAGTTGTTTAAACAACGACGATCATGGGCGTAATGAGGTTGGCGAGGGGGCTAAGCTGCACGACTTGGATTTGAATGCGGGGTTGGATACGGAGTTggatgttgggatagatattaATGAAGAGTTTATCAAGGAGACTTCAGGGGCAAATATAGGACTTATCGATTTAAATTTAGAtgtaaatgatgattttgagaattTGTCTACTGAAAGAGAAGGTGAATTATTTGACTTGAATTTGCAATTAGTGGAGGATGATGTTAGTAATTTGGATGATTATGTGGGGAATTCTAGAGCACATGAAATGGTGTGTACTGAAAGAGATGCACAGATGAGGAAAGAGTTGGTGGAAAATGCCAATATGGGAGTTTCGGAGAATGGGGATGGGGACATGGGGAATGTTGATTTATGCAAGGAACAAGAAGAGGAGAACTTGTTGAAGGCTAATGGGGTTGATAATGTAAATGCAGCAGCCGGAAGTTCACAAAGGAAGAAAAGGGGCAGGAAAAGAAAGGATGcttcaaataataaaatcgaaGTGGCTACACCTGAAATTGTAGAAGTGGATGGTGAAACTGGAATTTTAAACTCAGAGCTGGAAAATAGAGAACAAACTCCGTTAAATGGTTGTCATTCAATTGACTGTGATAATGGAAATTCAGTATCTTCAAGAGGGAGAAGAggtaagaaaagaaaagagttaTCAGATAATAATATAACCTTGCCTACATCAGAGATGGGTTTGAGGAGGAGTAGTCGTAGAGCTAAAAGGGATGCACTTTTTGATCAAGATCATGTTTTTAATACCTTAGGGTTGGATGGAAACAATTTTCAGTTATCATCTCCAGCCGCTAGCTTCGTGTTTGAAGAAAACATCACGGTGTCAGGTCCTGAAAGTTTCAGGGGTCACATTCTGCCACCTAAGGTGGAGTTGCCGGTGCCTTCTTGCAACCTGGATCTCTGTGGAGTTTCTGTATTTGATTTTCTGTCTGTTTACGCatttttgagatcttttagtACTTTGTTGTTTCTAAGCCCCTTTGAACTGGATGGTTTTGTGGCATCAGTTAAATCTAATGATTCAACGTCGTTGTTTGACTCTATTCATGTTTCCCTTTTGAAAACATTACGGAAGCATTTGGAGGTTCTTTCTGATGAAGGTTCTGTGTCTGCATCCAAATGTCTCAG GTCTCTTAATTGGGATTTTCTCGACTTGATTACGTGGCCCATATTTGTGGTTGAGTATCTGTTATTGCACAGTCCTGGTTATATACCTGGTCTAGATCTTTGTAATTTGAAGCTTTGTCAGAGGGATTACTACAAACTTCCTGTGTCAGCAAAGGTTGAGATGATGCGGAATCTTTGTGATGATGTAATTGAAGTGGAGGCCTTTAGATCAGAGATAAACAGAAGGACTTTGGTGACAGAGCAGCACATGGATTTTGACCGGAATACTAAATCAGAGAGTTCAAGAAAAAGAAAGTCTATGATGGATGTTGCTAGCACTTCTTGCATAACAGAAGACGATGCTAATGAGCCTGCTGATTGGAACAGTGATGAATGCTACCTTTGTAAGATGGATGGGAACTTAATATGCTGTGATGGATGCCCTGCAGCATTTCATCCAAGATGTGTAGGTGTTGTTAGCAGCCTCTTGCCCGAGGGCGATTGGTATTGCCCTGAATGTGCGATTGACAAAGATAAGCCTTGGATGAAAGTTGAGAAGTCAATTCGAGGAGCAGAATTGTTGGGAATGGATCCTTATGGACGACAATATTATACCAGCTGTGGTTACCTTTTGGT GCTAGAGTCATGCAATGATCAATATTCATTTTGTTTTTACGATAGAGATGACTTGCCGCCTCTTATTGAAGCACTAGAGTCACCACCTTTTCTCTATGACACAATTATTAATTCTATCTGTAAGCAATGGAATATAGTTCGTGAAGTTGATGGGACCCGAAATAATTTGGACATTCGGTCCTACTCTATAAAGTCAGCTTTTCCTAACAAAAGACAACTGCTTGATATACATCCAACAACCTTAGAAACACAAAACAAGTACAAAGTTGATGCTGAGAAAAAGTCTGATGAAAAGTCTATTGTAACTACCTATTTCAGTGATATAGATCTTGAAATTGCAGAGCGCGATAATGTGGTTCAGGGGACTGAGAACCATACTGTGAAGGTGGAAAATAGATTGGAAAGTTCTGAAGGATCAGCTGAAGTCTCTCAATCATTCATAATTGATGTGACAAAAGGTGGGTTGGATTGTTCACGTATCTGCACCGAGATATCGCCGGAGTCTCAGATTCCAGGGAATCTGGCAAATGCTGGAGATCATTTTACAATATCTCCTACCTTGGTAACTAGACAAAGGAAGAATCCAAATTCTGCAAAATATGGCAATGCACAACAATCCATAAATAAAAGAGAAATAATTTCCCAAGTGCATCCGTGGAGAAAATATGTCAACTGTTATGAATTTGCTCGAACAGCATCATCTGTATTCGAAGAGTTGATATGTAAATCATCAGATGCGACTAGTGCCCCGAAATCAGCGGAAGGAATTATAGCAGGGCAACTGAAGATTGTTTCGAATAGATCTGCTGAATTTTATTGGTCAAATATTCATAATTCTGTTGTGAGCTCTATGAAAGAAAAATGCGGGTGGTGCTTCTATTGCAAAGTTCCTGAAGAAGAAATGGATTGCTTATTCATTATGAATGACAGTTTTCCAGCTGTAGAAAGTTTTAAAAGTGAGGCATTCGGTATTCAGTCAGGAAATGATAGGAAAAACCATCTTGTCGATATCATGTGCCATATCATATGCATGGAAGATCATTTGCATGGTCTGCTGTTGGGCCCGTGGTTAAATCCACATTATTCCGTGCTATGGCGCGAATGTGTTCTTGGGGTGACCAACATTACTTCACTGAAAAATTTGTTGCTCAAG GTAGAGGCAAATTTGAATCATTTAGCACTCTCTACGGGATGGCGACAAAATGTTGATACTGTTGCAACAATGGGTTCTGCATCCCATATTGTGATGAGCTCATCCAGAATTTCTTCAAAACATGGAATCAGAAGAAAGAGAACCAAGAGTTCTGAGCCACAGATTACCCCATCTTCGAATGCCATGGCTGGGCTAACCTTATTATGGTGGAGGGGTGGTAGGGGTTCACGTGGGCTTTTCAATTGGAAGGTTTTGCCTCACTCTCTCGTTTCCAAAGCCTCTCGACAAG GTGGATGCAAGAAGATAACAGGCATTCTATATCCTGAAGTTGGAGAATATGCCAAGAGGACTAAATGTGATGCGTGGCGAGCCGCTGTTGAGACATCAAGAAGTGTGGAGCAACTTGCTCTTCAG GTTAGAGAGCTTGATGCAAACATCAGATGGGATGATATTGGCCAAAATAACCTTCTCTCAAAAATGGACAAGGAATCCAAAAAATCTGCCAGATCATTTAAAAAGGTTATTATTCGCAGGAAATGCTTTGAGGGAACAGTTGTCAGGTATCTTTTAGATTTTGGCAAAAGAAGATTTGTCCCTGAGATTGTTGTGAGACATGGAACCATGATTGAAGATTCATCAAGTGAAAGGAAGAAATATTGGTTGGAAGAGTCACATATACCATTATACCTTTTGAAAAATTTCGAGGAGAAGCGAATTTCCCGTAAATCCAATAAGATGAGTTCTGCAAAACTTCGTGAGAGCAGTAGAATAATGAGGAAGCCATTGAAGGAAAGGGGATTTTCATACCTTTTCTCTAGAGCAGAGAGATTGGACAAGTATCAGTGTCAGCACTGTAACAAAGATGTACTTATCAG GGAAGTAGTATGCTGCCAGTCTTGCAAAG GCTTTTTTCATAAAAGGCATGTTCGAAAATCTTTTGGTTATATCACTGATGATCCTACATATATTTGTCATAAATGCCCGGATGGGGAGTTTGTGAAAAGTGGTGATACGGAGGGAAAATCTGGGTTGTCAAAACCTACCAATGCTTCCAAACAACTGAAGCTGGTGCAATCGGGGAAAAGGAAAAGGCGGGTGAAAGGAAAACCACAAGTTAAGTCAAAAAGGGCTCCATTGGTCATAACTTTGCGACGTTCTGCTAGGAATGCTGAACGCATGTCAAAGCTGTCATCACAGAAGACTAAGGTGAAAAAaggcaagaagaaaaaaaagaaagctAAATCCCAGAAGGACAATTTGAAGAAGCTGAATAATGGTTGTTGGCAGAAGAAGAGGACACCTGTTAACAGCAGTTACTGGTCGAATGGTCTGCTATTGTCAAGAAAACCCGATGATGAAAAATTGACACAGTTCCGGAATAAAATGCTTCTCGTGCTTGCTGGGGAGGTGGCTTCCAACAATGATAAACCAAAATGCAATCTTTGCTGTGAATTGGAATATGCGCCAAACCTGGCTTATGTGGCATGCGAAATTTGTGGAG TTTGGTTTCATGGAGATGCATTGGATCTCACTGctgataaaattttgaatctcATCGGCTTTAAGTGTCACAAGTGTCTTAATAGAACACCTCCTGTCTGCCCCTATAATTTTCTACCTGGAATCAACAGTACTGAACTGATGCGCGAAAGTAATGCCGAGATGGGGTGCGCAGAGGAAGGTTATAAGGATTTGCCTCTCTCGTACAACAGACCCGAAGATTTAAAATTTAGGTCTGATGATGGAGTGAAAAATGCGTCATTGAATCTCGTCCTTGAGCAGCAGTCACCTGGATTGATGCCTGAGTCAGACCAGAAAAAGAAAGACTTGACACTAGATGAGAAGATAtttcagagcaatggttctgttgAAGAAAGAAAGCAAGAGGTGTTCAATGCTGTTGAAGCTGAGTCTGCAATTTCCGTTTCGGACCTGGTGAATAAAGAAGCTGAATTTTCACCATTAACAAATAACCCTGAGGAGAATAGTTTGACAAACAATAAACTAGAATCTGTGGCAAGTGAACATCTATCTAATTCACATGAGTTGTCCCAAAAGCAGTCAGGTGATATAGTGT